The following are encoded in a window of Mycobacterium vicinigordonae genomic DNA:
- a CDS encoding SIMPL domain-containing protein, which yields MPARRNSRLIRSSIAVATALLAVIALPSCDSHPATPTPGIAPRQVTVYGSGQVQGVPDTLTANVAIEFTAADVSTAMKQTNDRQQAVINALVGGGLDRKDIRTTQVTLQPQYSTPEPAGAATVSGYRANNAIEIKIHPTDAASTLLALVVSTGGDATRINSVNYSIADDSQLVKDARARAFDDAKNRAQQYAQLAGLNLGKVLSISEATGSTPPPTGTPAPRAAMVPLEPGQQTVSFSVTAVWELT from the coding sequence ATGCCGGCCCGAAGGAACTCCCGCCTCATCCGCAGTTCGATCGCCGTGGCCACCGCACTCCTGGCGGTCATCGCCCTGCCGTCCTGCGACTCTCATCCTGCAACGCCGACGCCGGGGATCGCCCCGCGCCAGGTCACCGTGTACGGATCGGGGCAAGTCCAAGGCGTCCCGGACACCCTCACCGCCAACGTCGCGATCGAGTTCACCGCCGCCGACGTCTCGACCGCGATGAAACAGACCAACGACCGCCAACAGGCGGTCATCAACGCCCTGGTTGGAGGGGGCCTGGACCGCAAGGACATCCGCACTACCCAGGTGACGCTGCAGCCGCAATACAGCACACCCGAGCCCGCTGGCGCCGCGACTGTCAGCGGCTACCGCGCCAACAACGCGATCGAGATCAAGATCCACCCCACCGACGCAGCCTCGACTCTGCTGGCCCTCGTGGTAAGCACCGGCGGCGACGCCACCCGGATCAACTCCGTCAACTACTCGATCGCCGACGACTCACAGCTGGTCAAAGATGCCCGGGCCCGGGCCTTCGACGACGCCAAGAATCGCGCCCAGCAGTACGCCCAGCTGGCCGGCCTGAACCTGGGCAAGGTGTTGTCGATCTCAGAGGCCACCGGCTCCACACCGCCGCCAACCGGAACCCCGGCGCCACGCGCGGCCATGGTCCCGCTGGAACCCGGTCAGCAGACGGTGAGCTTCTCAGTGACGGCGGTGTGGGAGCTAACCTGA